The sequence below is a genomic window from Bos taurus isolate L1 Dominette 01449 registration number 42190680 breed Hereford chromosome 7, ARS-UCD2.0, whole genome shotgun sequence.
tttttgagattcctagtttaaaaacaaatgaaaaaaattttaaaacacatgaGAAGGAAACCAGAAAAGTACAACAGAGATATCTAGTAAATTTTTTTAGCTGTCTTAATTGTATTTTACTTGAAGATCCCAGAGGAAATTTATCAATAGAAAGCATCATCCATTCTCCCAGTGAGCATAATATAACAGGGATGATATCACACTCCTGTTTCTTTTTATACTGTTAACTGTGGACACTTTCCATTAGTCCATCTTGATAAAACTTCAGGCATCATCTGGTGTTGAGGTCAGTCAGATAGCAAAACAGGACTACGGAATCAAAAGGGTAATCACTGGTTTTGATTTATTCTGCTTCTTGCACATTCTGTTAATTCTAGActatgtttccttatttttccctTATTATTTGTCTTTATGGAATGATAGTGTTTCTTTTTCCACAGTCTTTTATGTAACATTATTTActgcaacatattaaaaatgggTTTTGATTTCCAACTATTTAGggataaaagaatatatattcctCCTTTATTATTGTATAATGAGCTTGTTTCCTTGAGACagaaattttacaaaagaaaaaggagtaGTTTTATATTGAATGAAGATTAATACTGGAAGTTATAACATTAAAATGAATGTTTCAACCTTATTTATGTTTCCTGGGTGAAATGACAATGCATGGCTAGTAACCGAATTGTAGACTGTAAAGACAAGACTATGCCCCAGAGAACGTAGGCAGCATTACAAGCTGTGTCCTGATACAAGAGCTGAGACACAAGTTCCTTCAGGGGGATGGTATGATGATAGGTCAATGCTGTAGGAACCTGAATCATTTAAgctataaaaggagaaattaaggtgAATTAATAAGTACCTCACGGGCTCTTGAGGAGAAAAGTATtgtaaaacaatagaaaaatggCTAAGATGCTGTCCGTTTCATATAAGATTTGATATTATTCTACTCCTACTCTTAATAATTTTCCAAGTCAAATATACACTTTTCCAATTTACATTAAACTCAAGCAATTGGATAGAAAACAGTAAGGGCAATCAGTGAGGCCAGTTGCTTGGTGTTGTACAGACTGTATTGCCTTGTTTGTCCAGAGTCCTACGTGGGCTCTTCAGTGTGACTTGATCACAGTGGCTCCCGTTTATCAAAGTGCAACAGAGGTTTGACCAGTGCCTCCTACTCATCCTTCTGCTCACccatcatttattcagcaaacagaTTTGAGCTCTTCACATGTGCCAGTCACTACATTGGTCCTTACTTCACTTTGACCACAAGTAACGACTCAGTCACAGGTGTTTCTTTAGCTTATTGGACTGTTTTTAGACTTTACATAGATCTTAGCTTTCATCTGCCAGTGTAAGTAGAATTTGacagaaatattatattttaatggaATTTTTCCCAAATCTATTATTCATATTaagggatcaaattcatgttcaGTGCTGTCTACTTCTTTAGCATCCCAGAATTTGGGATTGTTTCTAAGTCAAATGTTGTCATTAGTCTCTGGGATTATTACAAGAGTATAATCTGTTATTAAAACAACCTAGAGAGTTGAGATGgggggatgggaaggaggttccaGAGTTACAGGGTGTACACTTGTGAATGACTTacattgttgtgtggcagaagAAAGAACAGCATTATggagcaattaccctccaattaaaaattttaaaagataaattgaaaacagaagaatataaaatatatatgaaacttGGCAATTCTTCCTGAAATGTAAAGTCTTCCCAGAAAGAGTAGCCAACGTTTCCTTCTGATTTGtaataacatatattttaacatttaacatGTAAGAAATTGAAAAGTTTCAAAGTTTTAATCTCCAAAAGAGCAGATGTAGATATATGTCTGGGCTTTGTGATTCTCTTCAGCAAGGCCAGACATAATATTCTTTTATCACTCTTTCTTATTTACTTTGTATctcttttaaaattctacttaaaatcacattttatatgATATGTTTCCCTGAATAGACTGTGACCTCCTTAAGTGTAACCAAgttaaatttttctttgatttgtcTTCATTCTCCGAGATAGTTGTAGGCTGTGAACAGAAAGATAGAAGAGGGAACCTTGAATTGGAGTCAAAGACTcctgtttttcacattttctttctgcATCTCTGTCTCCATGAAAAATTGATCGCCATTGACAATAAAGCAGATAGATGATATTCATGAAACAACTAAAGCTTTGTCTTGTAAATGACAGTTATCATCTAAATGCTAGTTCTCACTAAGAACAAATGGCATCAACTTTAAGGACATTGTGTTGGAGAAGCATGTACTAGATAGAACTGAGATGGGATTTTTCCATAAAGCTTTGCAtagcaaaattaaaataagaaatatatattgtatatgtatttacatttacatttacatatttatataaatatatattttacagtgTTTGTATGCATTTATAAAACATCTGAGATTATACATACAGGTACattcatgtgtatatatgtacatcacACAAATCtatgtattatattatttcaGAACTACAGAAATAATCAAATTCTTACATGTGTAAATAGATGCTAAAACTAGCAAACTGAAATAATGCATctcaaataatagaaaaatactgGTAAATAATAGCCATCTTTTACACAGAATTTGCTGTCATAACTCTATATATTAACACTTTAACACTATACGTGCTTATTCATCTGTGGTAATATTCTAAGCAATTTAATTAGTTTACttcatttacctcatttaatcctaaccATATTAGAGAccaaattgtattatttttatgtacTGTGGACAGAGGAATGGTGGGTAGAGGATAATGTGAACCAGCAGCCACAGTCCTGACTCAGAATCTGGGCTCCTCACTCAGTGCCCTCACTATAACTAAATATTTGGCCATTTCTGAGGACCCCAGTCTTCTCCTGTGGATGCATGGCTCCCTCCACATAAACACAGAGCCTCATAGCAAGGCCAGAACCTATAGGCAAAGGGAGTTCAAACATTTAGTATAGATTTTCCCCAAATTATGTTtcagctattttcttttttttttttttaattttatttttaaacttcacaaaattgtattagttttaccaaatatcaaaatgaatccgccacaggtatacatgtgttccccatcctgaaccctccaccctcctccctccccataccatccctctgggtcattccagtgcactagccccaagcatccagtatcgtgcatcgaacctggactggcaactcatttcatacatgatattatacatgtttcaatgccattctcccaaatcttcccaccctctccctctcccacagagtccataagactgttctatacatcagtgtctcttttgctgtctcatatgcagggttattgttaccttcatcgcagcactgtttataatagccaggacatggaagcaacctagatgtccatcagcagatgaatggataagaaagctatggtacatatacacaatggagtattactcagctattttctaattatttctcaTGTGGAATACATTCAAAGACTGTATAAGATTTGTTGGTTCCTTAAAACAGACTGATTCAATTCTGACTTCTGTAACAAAACACTGTAGTTTTACTATGAGTAACCAACTCCTTAAGCAAAAGTTGTGGAATCTTAGATTTCAACTAAGTTGCAAGCAATTATTAATCCCGAAATCTACAGCCCTGAGACATTTCTTCATAATTAGAACAACTGAgtttctgagcatgcacacacacaaactcacgcACACCCCACAATCTCACTAAATATTCATTTCAGGTGGTCATATCCCATGAATAATCTGTTAATCACAAAGCTCTCCTTGGTGGTCTAggtgaaatctcatggacaacTCCATCTGGGTGGCCAACTACACTGAACAGTTGGATTTCATCCTCATGGGACTCTTCAGTCAATCCAAGTACCCAATTCTTCTTTGTGTAGTCATTTTTGTGATTTTCCTGATGGCCCTGTCTGGGAATATCATGCTGATCCTTCTGATATATTCTGATGCCCACCTCCACACTCCCATGTACTTTTTCATCAgccagttgtctctcatggacatGATATACATTTCTGTAATTGTTCCCAAGATGCTCATGGACCAGGTCATGGGTAAGAATAAGATCTCAGCCCCTGAATGTGGAATGCAGATGTTTCTCTATCTAACAGTAGGAGGTTCAGAATATTTCCTTCTGGCTGCCATGGCCTATgatcgctatgtggccatctgtcatccactccactattctacCCTCATGAGCCATAAGATGTGGCTCCTCCTGGTGTCTGGCTGCTGGTTTCTGGGATCAGTGGATGGCTTTATGCTCACACCCATCACCATGACCTTCCCCTTCTGCAGATCCCGGGAGATCCATCATTTCTTCTGTGAGGTCCCTGCTGTAATGAAGCTTTCCTGCTCAGACACTTCCCTGTATGAGACACTCATGTACCTGTGCTGTGTCCTCATGCTCCTCATCCCTGTGACCATCATTTCAagttcttattcattcatcctcCTCACCATCCACAGGATGAATTCAGCAGAGGGCAGGAAAAAAGCTTTTATGACTTGTTCTTCCCACATGACTGTGGTCATCCTCTTCTATGGAACTTCAACCTACAGCTATATGTTCCCCAGCTCCTACCACACCTCTGAGAAGGACATGGCTGTATCTATCTTTTACACCATACTCACTCCTGTTCTAAACCCTTTAATCTATAGTCTTAGGAATAAGGATGTCACAGGGGCTCTAAAGAACTTGTTGAATGTGGAATCTGCCTTTCAGAGAACTATGAAATAAGATATTTTTATGCTAATGgtttattcttcagtttatttATCAGAAATATATAGTCTTCTGCTTAAGCTATTCTTTGGATTGTCCTACTATGATGTGTCATCCTATATTCATCCCTTTGAAGGAACTGTTTCCTTGTACTGGAAAGCTCATTTTTATACTTCTtgtaaaatttatctttaattttatacttcttgtaaaattatttttacaattatACTAAATCCATGTTTCAATTTTATGAAGTTGATAAGTGTACAGTGATGCTGAGGGATAGTATTCATATACTTAGGAAATACATAACTAAGTTATTTAGAGTAAAATATCATAATTTATGCAACTAATGGGAAAGGGATGGACAGAAAAATGTGATGAGGCAAAAGAATGTTAACAGATAAATGTAGGTAACCTTTATATGTGTTCATTGTACTATGATTATCCTTGGTACcagtatatatttgaaattacttaaaaataaaggcaaaattatcagacatttcttccttttttagtcCATAGTTTCTGCTTGGTTGGCTGTGTGACCAATCTTAGAAATCACGTTCATTCTATCATAGCTAATCATGACTACTACATATCTTCTGCCTGTCTTTATTGTGGACTAGTTCGTTCCTCATGATCCAATTCTGAAGCTACCTAGTGAGTGTTTCCTGTCTGAAATCCTTAGCTTCTTGTGGTATATTGAAAATTCAATACCCCACAAGGTACTGTGGGGAGAATATTAAGTCTAAATGGACAGAATTATATTAACCCCAATGTTCTCTCAAGCAGGGAACATTTTTCACAAGAGATGGTATCAGAGCAAAGATTTGAAGTATGTAACATTATataagaaaggagaagaaacatTTAGTCCTTCATTGACTCAAACAATATTTTTtatcttataattaaaaataagagctAAGTTAGTTTAGAATCCTAATTGAACATGCCTACTATCCCTACAAATTTGAACTGTAAGTGTAGTTTGTACAAAcacttataataaaatatatatacatattattttgatGCTTTTGATGTTCCACTTCTGACAAGCAAGTTCAGCCAAACGAAGTGGTGCTGAGAGAAAACCTGGGAGCTCTAGACGTTACCCTCAGATTAGTAAAGGATTCTGGGGTAGGGGGACTTGCTCAGGGACCTGATGTTGTGGGAAAAGAAAATCATGACTAAAGGTAATGTCAGTGGCAAATCAAGTGAAGTAATTATTCCAGTAATTTCTCTATTCTTTATTCACTTTATCTTCTATTTTCTTGCCCTTTTGTATCTAGGtcttcaaaaacaataaaaatgatctGACTTGCATTTTAGAAATGCTAAATTGTTGGTAATCATTTGAAGAAGTACAAGACTAGAAGTAGGGAGTCTGGGTGAGTGAAAATGGTGAGCCTAATGGTGTCAATCTAAGTGGAATGGACCATACTCTACAACTAGGAGGGATTGGGAAAAATACATAACCAGGGTTTTGCTGAATCTGTACCTTAAATCTGTTCAGTGAAAACAGAACAGAACACAACTAGTTAAAAAGACCAGAACCTTTCAAAAAAATCTTCTacaacaaaaaacataaaaaggtaTACCAATGAGATGGATAGAAGAGGAGGGCTTACAATATAATCAAGTCTCAGAACCCTAGGAGGGTGATACCTAAACTAGACAATAATTATACTGCAAACATTGTCCCATAGGAGACTTATGAACCCATGGTAGACTTCAAAGCTTGGGAGTCCTGCACTAGGAAGATAAGCTCCCAGAGCATTTGGTGTAAAGGCCAGTAGGACTTGCTTTCTAGAGACTTGAAGGACTGGGCAaaatagtgtgtgtgttagtcgctcagtcatgtctgcctctttgtgacctcatggactgtagcctgccagcctcatctgtccatgggattttccaggcaagaatactggagcaggttgccatttccttctccaggagatcttcccaaccaaggaaacaaacccaggtctcctgcactgcaggcagattctttactcccagggaagcctgggaaaaATAGAGACTTCATTATTAAAAGAGCCACACAAAATCTCATATGAACTCGAATCTAGGCCAAAACTGTCACTGTTGGCAAGTGACAGAATATTAGACATGGAAGACCCTAAACACACCAGTGAAAAACTACTAAAGATGCTCCATGAATtcagtaaatttgcaggaaaTGAATATGcagaattctgttgcttttctacATGCTAATAATGAACTATAAGAAATAGAACTTAAGGAAACTGTCCCATGTAGAGTCAcatcaaaagtaaaaaaataaaattaaatgaaaaaatacttaggaatccATTAACCCAGGAGGTAAAAGAAAACCCTGTATttggaaaactataagacaatgatgaaagaaattgaagacaaagaaaacagatggaaagatatagcCTTCTTTTGAATtggaatatttaattttttttttttttttaagatttaatggATTAGGTGTCTTATTAAATGCATCaatgtgtaaaatattttatggaaaacCTCCATCCACATATCTTGTTGTTTCCagggttcattttcttttttttttttttttaatttttattttctactattaatttaaaaagaaaatccatcctgaaccctcctccctcctccctccccataccatccctctgggtcgtcccagtgcaccagtcccaagcatccagcatcgtgcattgaacctggactggcatctcgtttcatacatgacatttcacatgtttcaatgccattctcccacatcttcccagcctctccctctcccacagagtccataagcctgttctatacatcagtgtctcttttgctgtctcgtatacagggttatcgttaccatctttctaaattccatatatatgcgttagtacactgtattggtgtttgtccttctggcttacttcactctgtataataggctccagtttcatccacctcattagaactgattcaaatgtattttttttaatggctgagtaatactccattgtgtatatgtaccacagctttcttatccattcatctgctgatggacatctaggttgcttccatgtcctggctattataaacagtgctgcgatgaacattggggtacacgtgtctctttcccttctggtttcctcagtgtgtatgcccagcagtgggattgctggatcacaaggcagttctatttccagttttttaaggaatctccacactgttctccatagtggctgtactagtttgcattcccaccaacagtgtaagagggttcccttttctccacaccctctccagcatttattatttgtagacttttggatcgcagccattccgactggtgtgaaatggtatctcatagtggttttgatttgcatttctctgataacgagtgatgttgagcatcttttcatgtgtttgttagccatctgtatgtcttctttggagaaagtctgtttagatctttggcccattttttgattgggtcatttatttttctggagttgagctggaggagttgcttgtatatttttgagattagttgtttgtcggttgcttcatttgctattattttctcccattctgaaggctgtcttttcaccttgctaatagtttcctttgatgtgcagaagcttttaagtttaattaggtcccatttgtttatttttgcttttatttccaatattctgggaggtgggtcatagaggatcctgctgtgatgtatgtcagagagtgttttgcctatgttctcctctaggagttttatagtttctggtcttacattgagatctttaatccattttgagtttatttttgtatatggtgttagaaagtgttctagtttcattcttttacaagtggttgaccagatttcccagcaccacttgttaaagagattgtctttaatccattgtatattcttgcctcctttgtcaaagataaggtgtccatatgtgcgtggatttatctctgggctttctattttattccattgatctatatttctgtctttgtgccagtaccatactgtcttgataactgtggctttgtagtagagcctgaagtcaggtaggttgattcctccagttccatttttatttctcaagatcgctttggctattcgaggttttttgtatttccatacaaattgtgaaattatttgttctagctctgtgaagaatactgttggtagcttgatagggattgcgttgaatctataaattgctttgggtagtatactcattttcactatattgattcttccaatccatgaacatggtatatttctccatctattagtgtcctctttgatttctttcaccagtgttttatagttttctatatataggtctttagtttctttaggtagatatattcctaagtattttattcttttcgttgca
It includes:
- the OR2T55 gene encoding olfactory receptor family 2 subfamily T member 55 gives rise to the protein MDNSIWVANYTEQLDFILMGLFSQSKYPILLCVVIFVIFLMALSGNIMLILLIYSDAHLHTPMYFFISQLSLMDMIYISVIVPKMLMDQVMGKNKISAPECGMQMFLYLTVGGSEYFLLAAMAYDRYVAICHPLHYSTLMSHKMWLLLVSGCWFLGSVDGFMLTPITMTFPFCRSREIHHFFCEVPAVMKLSCSDTSLYETLMYLCCVLMLLIPVTIISSSYSFILLTIHRMNSAEGRKKAFMTCSSHMTVVILFYGTSTYSYMFPSSYHTSEKDMAVSIFYTILTPVLNPLIYSLRNKDVTGALKNLLNVESAFQRTMK